Genomic DNA from Clostridia bacterium:
ACTTTATCACTACTACCCGGGCACGGTGATCGCCGAGCGTTACGAGCCTGCCGAAAAAGCGGAATAATTATTTGCATTTTCTATTGAAATACGCGGGGAAAAATAGTATCATATAGAAGTTGAGAAAAACCCTTGAACGCGAAAGGGGAATGAAAATGCACGAGTATTACGAAAGCCCGCTCTGCAAGCGCTACGCGGGGAAGGAAATGAAACGCGTCTTTTCCGATGACGTGAAATTCGCGACCTGGCGAAAGCTCTGGATCGCGCTCGCGGAGAGCGAGAAGGAGCTCGGCCTGCCGATTTCCGACGCGCAGATAGCGGAGCTGAAAGCGCATATTGACGATATCGACTACGATTTCGCCGCCGCAAAGGAAAAGGAAGTCCGTCACGACGTTATGGCGCACGTTCATACCTACGGAGAGAAGTGCCCGAACGCGAAGGGGATAATCCACCTCGGCGCGACCTCCTGCTACGTGTGCGACAACGCCGACGTTATCATTCAGCGGCAGGCGATGCTGCTGATAAAGCGCGAACTGCTCGCGGCGATAAGAGCGGTCGCGGAGTTCGCGGAGAAGCACAAGGGCATTCCGACGCTCGCGTATACGCATTTCCAGGCGGCGCAGCCGACTACCGTCGGCAAGCGTGCGACGCTCTGGCTGCAGGATCTGCTGATGGATCTCGAGCAAGTGGACTTCGCGATCTCGAATATGAAGCTGCTGGGCTGTAAGGGAACGACCGGCACATCTGCGAGCTTCCTCGAGCTTTTCGACGGCGACGCCGCGAAGGTCGAGGAGCTCGAGAAGCGCATCGTCGCGAAGCTCGGCTTCAACTCCGCCTACGCCGTCAGCGGCCAGACCTACACGCGTAAGGCGGATTTCGCGCTGCTTTCGGTGCTTTCCGGCATTGCCCAGAGCGCGCATAAGTTCTCGAACGATATCCGCCTGCTTTCGCATCTGAAAGAGGTGGACGAGCCCTTCGAGAAGGGGCAGATCGGTTCCTCCGCGATGGCGTACAAGCGCAACCCGATGCGCAGCGAACGCATCGCTTCGCTGGCGCGTTACTGCATCAGCGACCTGACGAATCCCGCGATAACCGCCGCTTCACAGTGGCTTGAGCGCACGCTCGACGACTCCGCGAACCGCCGCGTCGCGATTCCCGAGGCGTTTCTCTGCGTCGACGCGATCCTCGCGTTGTATATCAACGTCATTTCCGGCTTGAAGGTTTACCCGAAGATGATGGAAAAGCATTTGAAAGAAGAGTTGCCGTTTATGGCGACCGAGAATATCCTCATGTACTGCGTTTCCCGCAAGGGAGGCGACCGCCAGCAGCTCCACGAGGCGATACGCCGCCACTCCGTCGCCGCGGCGGAGCAGGTGAAGCTCAACGGCGGCGAAAACGACCTGCTCGAGCGCATCCTCGCGGACGGGACCTTCGGGCTGACGCGTGAAGAGCTCGACGGAATTCTCGACGCGGGCGGCTTCACCGGCCTCGCGGAGAAGCAGACGGATGACTTCCTCGCCGGTCCCGTCAAGACGGCGCTGGATGCCAACGCCGGTTTCGAAACGGTCGACGTAGAGATAAACGTCTGACGACATACGAATATCCGGATAAAAAACAACGGCTTGAAGCTGATTCGCTTCAAGCCGTTTTGCTTATTCCGTAATTCAGGTGCTGCTGTTTGAAATGCCGTCTATTACAAGGTCGATCTGCTTTGAATACATCTCGCGTACCGTGAGCCAGGAACGGTTGTTTTCGACGGATTCGAGTATGAAATCCCAGGTGTCCGAAAGCTCGACGAAGGTGTATTTGTTTTCGTATTCACGCGGCTTGCGCATGCGCTGGAACTGCTCGTAGGACCAGTTGTTCAGCTCGCACTGCGCGTCGGTGGAAACCTTGTCGAGATCCGGCGTCTGCTTGTAGTAATTGAAGATCTCTATGAACGCGATTGCCGCCTCGGTATCCTTCGCACCTATAGGTATCGCGTGGCCGGAGAGGGCGAAGTCCTGCCGCGGCCCGAGTGCAAGGTGTGAGTTTGTCGGCGCGGGCACGAAGTCGATAGCGCCGGTCAGATTCATCTCTGCAAACGGCGCGGACATCGACAGCCAGTTGCCGTACCAGAGCATGGCGAGCTTGCCGGAGGCAAAGTAGGGGAGCGCCTTCTCCGGCTTGCAGGTGACGCGGGAAACGTTTATCTGTTCGTTAAGGTAGGATATCGCGTCGGTCACGGCGTCGCTGCCAACGGTGTTGACGTATCCGTCACCGGACTTGACCGAGAGCTGTGCGTCGAACATCGCGAAGACCTGACGCATCCATGTGTGATCGTAGCCGAAACCGTAGAGCTGTACCGCGCCGTCCTGTCTGACGGTCAGCCGCTTGCATATGCCGTCGAACTTGTCCAGCGTCCATTCGCCTTTATCGTAGAGCTCGATCGGATCCTCGACGCCGCGCTCGGAGAATATGTTTTTGTTATACCATATGAAATAGTTGGAGTTGAATTCCGGCGCTATGAGGATTCTGCCGTTATAAGTCACCATGTCGAGATAAGGCTTCAAGTCGCTCCAGTTGCGGCTGTCCCAGTCTATAAGATCGGTAAGGTCGGTGAAAAGCCCCTGACGCATGATGCCGGCGACGTCGCCGTCGCGGACTTTGTAGAGGTCCGGCGCGTTTTCCGCAAGAACCATAGATTGAAGCTTCGTTCCGCATTCTCCGTATGGAGCAGTGATAAACTTCACCTGCGGTCCGCCGTATTTGCGAAGATAGCTGATCATATGTATCGAATCGGGGGTATCCGCGTCCCAGTGGCTGAGCAGGGAAACAGTGTGTCCGGACATATCGTACAGCGGTGTTATATACGGCGTGCCGTTTTTGTCAACGAACGTTTCGACAACATCGCCGAGATCTATTTCGGTGTTGCCGGGCTGATACTGCATGCTGAATTCTTCTTCGCTGCCAGCCGCGGATGAGGCGTCGGACGACGCCGGTTTGGAGGGCATACGGGAACAGGCCGCGAACGCGCAGAGCGCGCAAATCGCGACGATCGCGGCGGTTATTCGCTTTTTTGTACCGTTTGCCATTTTCTTTGCCTTTCGCCATATTTAACTGCAAAATTAATCACTATATAATTTTATACATAAACCGTATAGTTTTCTTGTCGTTGAGTGATATTTTTACCGTTCTGTGATATCTATATCGTGAAATGTTTGTTAAAAACAGACCGGACCTGAGTAGTATTTGTGAAAAGAAAACTAAAATATTGATATTTTTATATTTGTGAAAATAACTATTGTAAAACTCATCCGTATTTGGTATAATCATACTATCAGTAACTATGGGTTATTATAGATAAATATATCCGGAGAGAATTGTATCCGGAGGTACACCGCTGATATGAGGTGATAATTTGAAAAACAAACTGTTCAGATTTTTGAATACGGACCTGATCTTCCAGCTTTGCGTCTATACTGCGATATGCGTCGTGTGCTATATTTTCATGGGATTTACGAAGCTGTTCTTCATCGTGCTCGGGATAGTGCTTTTCGGACTG
This window encodes:
- a CDS encoding adenylosuccinate lyase: MHEYYESPLCKRYAGKEMKRVFSDDVKFATWRKLWIALAESEKELGLPISDAQIAELKAHIDDIDYDFAAAKEKEVRHDVMAHVHTYGEKCPNAKGIIHLGATSCYVCDNADVIIQRQAMLLIKRELLAAIRAVAEFAEKHKGIPTLAYTHFQAAQPTTVGKRATLWLQDLLMDLEQVDFAISNMKLLGCKGTTGTSASFLELFDGDAAKVEELEKRIVAKLGFNSAYAVSGQTYTRKADFALLSVLSGIAQSAHKFSNDIRLLSHLKEVDEPFEKGQIGSSAMAYKRNPMRSERIASLARYCISDLTNPAITAASQWLERTLDDSANRRVAIPEAFLCVDAILALYINVISGLKVYPKMMEKHLKEELPFMATENILMYCVSRKGGDRQQLHEAIRRHSVAAAEQVKLNGGENDLLERILADGTFGLTREELDGILDAGGFTGLAEKQTDDFLAGPVKTALDANAGFETVDVEINV
- a CDS encoding extracellular solute-binding protein, producing MANGTKKRITAAIVAICALCAFAACSRMPSKPASSDASSAAGSEEEFSMQYQPGNTEIDLGDVVETFVDKNGTPYITPLYDMSGHTVSLLSHWDADTPDSIHMISYLRKYGGPQVKFITAPYGECGTKLQSMVLAENAPDLYKVRDGDVAGIMRQGLFTDLTDLIDWDSRNWSDLKPYLDMVTYNGRILIAPEFNSNYFIWYNKNIFSERGVEDPIELYDKGEWTLDKFDGICKRLTVRQDGAVQLYGFGYDHTWMRQVFAMFDAQLSVKSGDGYVNTVGSDAVTDAISYLNEQINVSRVTCKPEKALPYFASGKLAMLWYGNWLSMSAPFAEMNLTGAIDFVPAPTNSHLALGPRQDFALSGHAIPIGAKDTEAAIAFIEIFNYYKQTPDLDKVSTDAQCELNNWSYEQFQRMRKPREYENKYTFVELSDTWDFILESVENNRSWLTVREMYSKQIDLVIDGISNSST